Genomic DNA from Salvia miltiorrhiza cultivar Shanhuang (shh) chromosome 1, IMPLAD_Smil_shh, whole genome shotgun sequence:
ATTGCTCCGCCGAAGAAACCCATTCAATATAATATCCTTTTCCAGGGTTGTGGTCTCGGATACGATGCTAAATCCGGCGACTACAAGTTGATACAGAAGTATCACCTATGGTCTTGGTGCAATGTTCGACATCGTTCTGATTATGAAGAGACGAAAACTGAGTTGTATTCGCTTAAAAGTTGTTCTTGGAAGAAGATTCCGAGCCCTGATGCTTGTATTTGCGCCCATTGTGGTGTGTACGTTGAGGGGAGTTGCTATTGGCAAGCACGTCTTGGTCCAGCCTTTGGTGGTCCATCAGGTGAACTGGCATTAGATGTTCTATCATTTGACTTCACCAGTGAATGTTTCTCTTGCATCCCTTCGCCGACTGGAGATGATGGGTTGACATATGATCTTGTCGAGTGTCGTGGGTTTCTGGGTGCTATTGCCTATGAATCTACCGATGAAGAATCAAAGTGTGGAGCCAAGTCTTTTGAGCTTTTGGTATGGAAAGAAAGTTCGTGGGCCAAATCATATGTTGTTGCTCTTTACGGCATTGAAAACCCGTTGGGATTGAAGGATGGTCGATTTTTGTTTCTTAAAAGGAAGATATTCGGCAGCGACAAGCCCTATCAGTTAGTAGTTTATGATTGTATTACGAAGGAGTTGAAGAAATTTGATACTGATGCTCGTGCACAAAATGTGAGTGTTGTCTCTCATGTTGAGGATAGAGTTGAGCTAGTTTATGACTGGATTTCGATGAAGGTGTTTTCTTATGCTGAGAATTGTGCTCTGCTGCCGAATGATGTAAAAATGTAAGTGGTTTATGTTTCACCAAATATGAGTTTATATTATCATTAATTTGTCCAATAACTTGACTAACTAATGTTTTATCTAAACAATGAACCACAGCTCACAAAATGCTGAAGAATTCGTCCTCGAAGGTTTTCAAAAGATCGACATCCAGCCATGAAAGCTTGAAAGAAAACCCACATTTACTGTGATAAGGCTTTGGCTTTTTACCTATGTCTTGTGTTATGTCTCGTGTCGTTATGCTTGGAAATGATACATtgcaagaatttcaaagttGATTCCGATTTGTTGAGGAAGATTTCTCATGAATAATACACTTTCAATAGCAAATTTTGATGAAAAGAATTTGGTTGAGGAATTTGGTCGAACACCTTGTTAGCATAGAATAAAACTCTAATACTCTCAAGCTGGCAATTAGAATAAAACTTGCTGATATAAAAAGATAAACAAAAGTTTAGCCATGTTccaatacatatataaatacaaTCTATTTATTCTCATTGAATCGCTACTTCAACATACTCAAAAAACAATCAAAACCaagtatattatattttttttcaattgaatTTCTATTGTTGCTATTATAAAAGCATGCATTCTTATAAATTTTGACACCTTACCTTATGTGACTTTTCTTATTGAATAAATAgaaattttaaaagtaattaaaattcGAAACATGTAGCCTCAACGCAACCATtaataatattgaaaaataaggcAGTTTAGAGTTTAATGCGAATGTGATggttttgcttctttttttttttgtgtaattTTCAAAATGACTATAATTATAAAGTTGATAGTGATCTATAGTTTCTATCCCAACAGCTCTGTACCTCTCTTGCAACAACTTGTCACTCGACTTAATTTTGACGGTCAATTAAACTCTAATTTCGTCGCAGTCAAACTCAtatgaaaattgcaacaaaaatataaattcatttattttttgttttacttaaaagttcatgtgaaaattacaactttttctaaagttcgtgtattttttttgtcataCCCCTGGTTCTATTCAAGTTTAAATGATCATTCTAAATTTAGATTTAAATTCAAATACTAAtcatttggaaaaaaaaatacatattctagaaagtatgattatttattttgatagtaCATATAATCGCCTGGGTCATGTTTCGTAAATATTTAGGCCCAGCTTGGCTCAGGATAACATGTATAGGGGGAAATTTATATTtagcctataaaataaataatatattcaatAGAGCCACAAGTATAAAACTATAGTAAAAGTAGCCATTTTGTAGTAAAAAGACAAACATATCCTCAATGGGGACCACAAATAATAtaactataatatattaaataaacaataaagATTTTTGGTGGTTTGAAGGGATGTTAAGAGGAGTTGggttttttatgattttggtgTTTTACATAATTATCCTCCATTAATTACTTCCCTTAGATTAGGCTTAATTTTCGTTTATCTTCTTTATCAATAGTTgacttttttttgtttcctttattTCCGTTTTTTGGCTgctttaattttctattttttgttttcgAAAATTATTCTTATAAATCTTATAATAATtcgaattttatattatttttgatttctgattttttttatttatttgtttcaaaatattatcatttatttttcggaattaaattgtttttttgaaattaatatattttttttaagattaattttctttttcgacaattatgctttaatatttaAGTTTTTTCTATTTCCTTATTTATCGTTTTTTTGTTGCcttatttttcggttttttatttcctaaaattatataaatcatgTATTTCGATGtctatatgattttttattcctgatattttttatttatttgtttcaaaatattattattgatttgttaccaataattttgtgtttcttgttaaaataattctagatttaTTTCATgctattatttttttcgaaattaatattttttttgaagattaaattatttctttttcaaaatttatgttttatttatttgtttccacatatttagggattcttttaaaaataatcatagctttgttttcatatattatttttttattgtttcggaaataatattttttttctgaaattttatttatttatattcgaaaattatgtttttttttaataattttttttattttttgttcgaCAATTATGTTGttttcactaatttagagattctccaAAAATCATCCTAGTTTTGtctccactaatttagagattcttctaaaataatcctagatttgtttccacgaatttagagattttaattCTCCGAAAAATAATCCtaaatttgtttccactaatttagagattctaatTCTCCTAAAAATTTATAATGATCGATTAATTCAAAAATCGATCTAAAGGTGGCAACGTACTTGTACTCATTTGGGGCAGAGGTTTTAGACAAGTTTTTAGTTGGTCCTTTTGAACAGTTACTAAATCTGATTTATAGATTTCGTGTACTATTCGTATACTGAATAAATAGGTTTTGTGTATGACTTCGTGTACttgatattaataaataataacagCTTTCGTGTACTGTTTCGTGTTTATGTTTATAGGTTTCGTGTATCTATTTACAGGTATTGTGTACTATTTTGTGCACTTGGGATAACCAGGTTTCGTGTACTATGTCGTGTATTGAAGAACATGTTCAAGTGTGCACGAGATATTGTACACGACTATAATCTTTTGAACACAACACTAGACACGAAATCAAATAACATACTTTTAAATGATTTGGCATCGATATGGAtgttaacattttcattttcattgagAATTATGCTTCAAATCTCAAAATAAACTTACTTAACACGATTTTATTGAATTCTCTATTAATTTAGTGAAACTTAAAACTTACAACTTTGTAAGAGAATGTACGTAACTATTAATGAAGTAACTTAAGATTTATACTAATAGTAAgtcatattgttattttaaaGACATTCTTAGTAAAGATTATGAAAACTACTCAATTGGCTCAATGCATCAATTTATAATGATCGATCAATTCAAAAATCGATCTAAAATCAGTCATCCTATACGGTGCACGAGATTAGGGTACACGAATCACTGCACGAACCAATGCACTGCACGAATGATTCGTGTACCCTAATCTCGTGCACCGTATAAGATGCTTGATTTTAGATCGATTTTTGAATTGATCGATCATTATAAATTGGTGCAATGAGCCAATTGAGTagttttcataatttttactAAGAATGTCTTTAAAACAACAATATAACTTATTATTCGTATAAATCTTAAGCTACTTCATTAATATTTATGTACATTCTCTTACAAAGTTGTAAGTTTTAAGTTTTACTAATTTAATAGAGAATTCAATAAAATCGTGTTAAGTAAGTTTATTTTGAGATTTGAAGCATAATTctcaatgaaaatgaaaatcttAACATCCATATCGATGCCAAATCATTTAAAAGTATGTTATTTGATTTCGTGTCTAGTGCCGTGTTCAAAAGATCATAGTCGTGTACAATATCTCGTGCACACTTGAACATGTTCTTCAATACACGACATAGTACACGAAACCTGGTTATCCCAAGTGCACAAAATAGTACACAATACATGTAAACAGATACACGAAACAGTACACGAAACCTATAAACATAAACACGAAACAGTACACGAAAGCTGTTATTACTTATTAATATCAAGTACACGAAGTCATACACAAAACCTATTTCTTCAGTACACGAATAGTACACGAAATCTATAAATTAGAACACAAAGACGTACATGAAACCTGATATATTTCATTTCCATGCTTATCTAACCTCGTAAGCAAACGACGAATTCCGATCGTCTCCAACTCGTATGATTCCACGAGTTTCGCTTAATCGCcgaatatttataattataaatcatcGAATATCCGGTCACGTTTCTCTTCATAACACTTCGATTCTTATAGcctatacttatatatatatatatatatgtgtgtgtgtgtgtttaagaGAAGAGTT
This window encodes:
- the LOC131006206 gene encoding uncharacterized protein LOC131006206, coding for MNELVSKCFDGGGDNKYYLSITSPQDMSPKEDFEITNLFFYDNENYVIGNICRMLLYFYYHGKIVLCNLTTKELEFIAPPKKPIQYNILFQGCGLGYDAKSGDYKLIQKYHLWSWCNVRHRSDYEETKTELYSLKSCSWKKIPSPDACICAHCGVYVEGSCYWQARLGPAFGGPSGELALDVLSFDFTSECFSCIPSPTGDDGLTYDLVECRGFLGAIAYESTDEESKCGAKSFELLVWKESSWAKSYVVALYGIENPLGLKDGRFLFLKRKIFGSDKPYQLVVYDCITKELKKFDTDARAQNVSVVSHVEDRVELVYDWISMKVFSYAENCALLPNDVKISQNAEEFVLEGFQKIDIQP